AGTCGTACGAGGATCTGGAGGTCATCGTCGTCGATAACGACAGCGAAGACGGGACGGTCGACCGCCTCAACACCGAGTTCGACGACGACCGGCTCCGGGTCTACGAAAACGACCGGAACCTTGGGTTCGCTGACGGTATCGAAGTCGGCATTGAGCACGCTAGAGGAGAGTATATCTGCTGTTACAACCACGACACGACTTTCGCCGACGGATATTTTGAGACGCTGTCGAAGCACGTCAGCGATGACGTGGTGTTGACAACTGCCAGAGAGAACCACCGGGTTTCGTCGACAGCTAAATGTGTCCGTCTCATCTCAATATACGGGTTTACTGTTCCCTACGATGTTACAGGACTGTCCGGACGGGCTAGGGTAAATTACGTTCCGGGTGACGGTGCGATCGTTCCCCGTCAGATCTATCAAAAGGTCCTGAACAGGACTGTCTTTGACGCACGGTACCACCCGCGGTGTGAGGATGTCAACCTCTCACTGACCCTTGAGAACGCCGATGTGGACATCTATGCCGTCCTAGATACGTATTCCGTCCACCCGGACAAAGCGGAGTTCTACGCGCCGACTGTCGCGAACTTCCTCACTCTGGCGGGGACCACACGGGCCAGAATGCGAACATTCTGGGCCAATGACCGCCCCGTGCAAGCAACTATCGCCGCGATGAGTATCTTCACGCATCCGCTTTTTATCTATTCGCTTTCGTTCCCACGACCAACAGCCGCATTCCGCGAGCGTACTGGTTACTAAGACTTGGCCGTCTCTTCGAGGATCGACTGGTACTGATCGATTGCTGCGCCCCACCGGAATCGTTGTGCTCGCTCTCTTCCCGAAGTTGTCCTTGTTCTGTATAGTTCGTTATCGTCAAGCAGCGAGTCAATAGCGTCTGCGATCGCCCGTGTCGAATCCGGGTCAACGTACTCGGCCGCATCCCCAAGTACCTCTGGTAGTGCCGCACGGTCGGAAGCGACCACTGGCGTACCACACGCCATCGCCTCCAGCGGTGGGATTCCGAATCCCTCGTAGTACGAGGGAAAGACGAAGACGTCCGCGTGCTCGTAGATGTATTTCAACTCCTGCTGATCGACGTAGCCTGGCGTGACGATGTCCGGGTCGTCACGGATATCCGTCCAGTCGATGCCCGTATCATCGTAGGTAGAGCGTGGCCCGGGGCCGACCAGTAGTAGTTTCTGCGGAAGGTCCGTGTGCCGTTTCAGCAACTTAAACCCCTCGACAACACCGTCGATGTTCTTTCGCTTGTGCGCTCCTCCGACGAATAGTACGTACTCATCGGGTACGGCTGTCTCAGTGCCCATCCCGGGGTCGAAGAACACGTCGTCGACACCGTTATAGACAACCTGTATCTTATCCTGGGCGATGTCAAACCGGTCGACGAGTTCCCCTTTGGTGAACTCCGAGACGGTCACGATTGTCTCCGCAGTTCTGAGACTGAGGGGGACACGGACCCGCTGTATGGCGGTGTAGTACCACGGAGCGTAGCCGAGATAGTTGAGGATGTCGTGGACACAGATAACTCTGGGTGCGGCCGGCCGGACGAACGGATTGTTGGCGTTCGGGCAGAACAGGACATCGACATCCGACTGCGCGGCCGAGAGCGGTAGGATCGACTGTTCCCAGAGCAGGCCGAACAGTTGTGACTTCACGGCGAACCCGGCCGATTTGACGGTCGTATTCGGATAGGCTTCCTCGATGTTCCTGTGTCCGAACAGTGTGATTCCGTCGTTGCGTCTCGCGAGCCTGGTCGTGATTTCGTGTGCGACCTGTATCGCACCGCCCGGTTGATCATGCATCAGGGTACGCGCATTGACGCCAATATGGACGGAGGTTTCGTCGTGGGTCATCGCTTTTCAGGGGTACCTCCCTTTTCCTGTCCGTCCCAGGATCCCGTCGTACGCACCCAGACTAAGCGCCTTGAAAGAACTAAACCGACGAGTGACAGCCGTATATACGAGTTTGACTAAGACCCACCAGACGTACACGAACACGCCCATTGGGCCATACTCGGTCCGTTCACGGACGAAAATGAGACGGTTGCGTGCTGTGTAGTATTCGGCAAGCGGTGACTGGTCACCATCGGAACTTCCGGATACTCTGTGATAGACTGCCGACGACGCATCAGTCACGATCCGATAGCCGCGTTCTCTGACCTGTTTTGCGAACTCGATATCCTCGTAGTACATGAAATACTGTTCGGGGAGGAGACCCACCTCCTCAAATATCTCTGCCTCTATGAACGCGAAGCACAGGGGAACATAATCGTTCGATAGCAGTGTGGGTCGTTGCGACAAGGGGCTCTCGTCGACGACTGGATGCATTCGAAGGTTTGGCACCCTACGATGGGAGTGTAAGTGACTCGCGTTACCGTTTCGTTCGTCCACGTATCCCTGCTCGAACCAAAGTGAATTCGTTTCCGGGTACTCTATGATTCTCGGAGACACGATCCCGATGTCATCTGCTGATTCGATGGTAGACCTCAGACTCGAGATTAGATCGCTGTCGTCGACGACGATATCACTGTTGACGATCGTGACGTAGTCTGCGTCGTGACGAATAGCCTCCGAGATTCCCGCGTTCATCCCGGCACCGAAACCGAGGTTCGTCTCGTTCCGGATTACGGTCGCCGACGGGAACGCGTCCGCGAGCCGGTCGGCCGAGCCGTCAGTCGAACCGTTGTCGACGACGATGATGTTAAGATTGTCGTAAGAGAGTCCGAATAGCGAGCCGAGACAGTCTGCCGTATCATCGTAGGTGTTCCAATTTAATACAACGCAGGCGACCGTCGGTATCTCATCGGTCATATCGTCGGATGTCTGTATCGTTCTGAGTCGTGTATTTATATTATGCGCTCTTTGGTAGGAGATTGTTGAAACTGCCAAACGGGCGTTATGGGGAGAAGGAGACATAGATATCTATCATCTGTTGATATCAACCCGGCCGTTAGTGTACACTTGTGACTGGTTCGTCTGTATCGGACGAACCATCTCATCCATGGAGATCGCGTACCGGCCCGTTGAGAAGTGTGAACCGAAAAATAACTGATCGTTGTAATCAAACAGCAATAGTACACTGTTCGGTGGAACAGTCCCGTTAACGATCGGATAGGGAGAGTTGCCGGCTTGCCGGCCGGCAGTCGAAATAAGGACGTGTTCGGCGTTTTCGTCGCCGATTACGCCGGTAGACTCAGTGACGTGATTCGCAACGAACTCACCGCTGGCGAAATACTGCGCCGGGAACCGCTGATCCGTTTCACCCTGTTCGTATCTGGGTTCACCGAAACCGACCACATACGGCGGGACCAAGCACAATCCGAGGACCGCCATAACAAAAACGAAAATTCGTGTCGGCGTCACGCTTGATTCCCCCATACGCTTCGCGACGAGGGAGACTCCCGCCGGCGCGAGCCAGCCACTGACCAGCACGAAGAATGTCATGATCCGATTGATGCCGCCGATGCCTGTCACCCACGACAGTGCAGCACCAGTCCCGATTATCACACCGGACAGCACGCTGATTGACGCCCAATCGTCGGTGAGTATTCGCCGTCGATAGAGAACGACCGCTAGCGCCAGGCATCCGAACGCAAGTAGTCCTTGGTATATCCAGAGGCCGAAAAATGACTGAAAACGGATGAAAAGACCTCGCTTGATCAGCGGGAGCGCCGACTGTTGCTGCACGCTCTCACCAAGTATGAACGTGACGATCTTTCCGAGCTTTCCGCCGGAGATTACGACTGTCGCCAGCAAGCGTGTGAACAGCGACCCCCCTTCGGTGAAAACGAACTGCCATGCGAGAAACAGCAACACCGTCGTCAGGTACAGAACGAGAACAGTTGATCCCGTAAGCTGACGGCCGGGCAGATCGACGCGACTTCTGCGCTGAAGAATGACACCAGCAACGACCACGGCGACCAAGACGTTCAGGATGAAGCTAGTGAGGTGATGGGCCGAGATGAGGGAGAACAACAAAAACAGCGAGAGCCCGACGAACCGATACGAGGCACGCTTGTAGAGGCGAAAGAGAACGTACACCGCGATGGCGAACAGCGCGATACCCATGCTTTGACGGGTGAATCCTGTCTTGGTGTTGTACAGCGGAATCCACAGTACTACAGGAATGAGGAGG
The window above is part of the Halosimplex rubrum genome. Proteins encoded here:
- a CDS encoding glycosyltransferase family 2 protein; protein product: MTDEIPTVACVVLNWNTYDDTADCLGSLFGLSYDNLNIIVVDNGSTDGSADRLADAFPSATVIRNETNLGFGAGMNAGISEAIRHDADYVTIVNSDIVVDDSDLISSLRSTIESADDIGIVSPRIIEYPETNSLWFEQGYVDERNGNASHLHSHRRVPNLRMHPVVDESPLSQRPTLLSNDYVPLCFAFIEAEIFEEVGLLPEQYFMYYEDIEFAKQVRERGYRIVTDASSAVYHRVSGSSDGDQSPLAEYYTARNRLIFVRERTEYGPMGVFVYVWWVLVKLVYTAVTRRFSSFKALSLGAYDGILGRTGKGRYP
- a CDS encoding glycosyltransferase family 4 protein, whose translation is MTHDETSVHIGVNARTLMHDQPGGAIQVAHEITTRLARRNDGITLFGHRNIEEAYPNTTVKSAGFAVKSQLFGLLWEQSILPLSAAQSDVDVLFCPNANNPFVRPAAPRVICVHDILNYLGYAPWYYTAIQRVRVPLSLRTAETIVTVSEFTKGELVDRFDIAQDKIQVVYNGVDDVFFDPGMGTETAVPDEYVLFVGGAHKRKNIDGVVEGFKLLKRHTDLPQKLLLVGPGPRSTYDDTGIDWTDIRDDPDIVTPGYVDQQELKYIYEHADVFVFPSYYEGFGIPPLEAMACGTPVVASDRAALPEVLGDAAEYVDPDSTRAIADAIDSLLDDNELYRTRTTSGRERAQRFRWGAAIDQYQSILEETAKS
- a CDS encoding glycosyltransferase family 2 protein, which produces MSQPTFSVVFLTWNPGDRIANSIRSVFSQSYEDLEVIVVDNDSEDGTVDRLNTEFDDDRLRVYENDRNLGFADGIEVGIEHARGEYICCYNHDTTFADGYFETLSKHVSDDVVLTTARENHRVSSTAKCVRLISIYGFTVPYDVTGLSGRARVNYVPGDGAIVPRQIYQKVLNRTVFDARYHPRCEDVNLSLTLENADVDIYAVLDTYSVHPDKAEFYAPTVANFLTLAGTTRARMRTFWANDRPVQATIAAMSIFTHPLFIYSLSFPRPTAAFRERTGY